A single genomic interval of Flammeovirga agarivorans harbors:
- a CDS encoding glycoside hydrolase family 43 protein — MKLKTIVMSVLFFTIHFTSISQIPPTQFKNPILSGYHPDPSICRVGDDYYLVNSSFVWFPGLPIYHSKDLVNWEHIGYGISNEKAVNFNGLKDKLGLFAPTIRHHNGTFYIINTCVGCKMNFYITAKNPAGPWSDPIWLSDAPGIDPSLFWDDDGKCYYTGMGSVKDKAWPAQTVVYNQEIDLNTHQLIGERNELSFGHANNAAYAEGPHIYKINGKYVLLLSEGGTEQYHAMSVHHSDNLKGPFVADIVNPILTHRHLGKEYPIYAVGHGDLVETQNGEWWCVMLGKRLNKGITTLARETFLAKVEFEGQTPIINKGFGKVLSEQKRPDLPWTPVPKPSVIDHFDQHDLDLKWCTIRTPQSTYFTIKNSQLQLALQPEVIDSLVHSSLLVQRIMDHHFVAKTSFSFKTQKTNEEVGLCVYRTNENYFTLMKRKDSLVLIESFKGKRKEVASVPYHHKGIHLKAMAEDMKIQFYYSTTNDHFLPIGEPLSLITIADGQGNAQFNGPGIGIYATSNGKPTKNKAFFDWFSYQGVEKKTIID, encoded by the coding sequence ATGAAACTAAAAACAATCGTAATGAGTGTCTTATTTTTTACCATTCATTTTACTTCTATATCACAAATTCCACCCACTCAATTTAAAAATCCTATTCTCTCAGGTTACCATCCTGATCCTTCCATTTGTAGGGTAGGTGACGATTATTATCTCGTTAATTCTTCTTTTGTATGGTTTCCTGGTTTACCCATATATCATAGTAAAGACCTTGTAAACTGGGAACATATTGGGTATGGGATAAGTAATGAAAAAGCTGTAAACTTTAATGGGTTGAAAGATAAATTGGGTTTATTTGCTCCCACCATTCGACACCATAATGGTACTTTTTATATCATCAATACATGCGTAGGATGTAAGATGAACTTTTACATCACTGCTAAAAACCCTGCCGGACCATGGTCTGACCCAATTTGGTTAAGTGATGCCCCAGGCATTGACCCTTCTTTATTTTGGGATGACGATGGAAAATGTTATTACACCGGAATGGGAAGTGTAAAAGACAAAGCTTGGCCTGCACAAACTGTAGTGTATAACCAAGAAATTGATCTTAATACCCATCAGCTTATTGGGGAAAGAAACGAACTATCTTTTGGTCATGCTAATAATGCTGCTTACGCAGAAGGGCCTCACATCTATAAAATTAATGGAAAATATGTTTTGCTACTTTCTGAAGGAGGAACAGAACAGTATCATGCTATGTCAGTACATCATAGCGATAATTTAAAAGGACCTTTTGTTGCTGATATAGTAAATCCTATACTTACACACCGACACCTTGGTAAAGAATACCCTATTTATGCTGTTGGCCATGGAGATCTAGTAGAAACACAAAATGGAGAATGGTGGTGTGTGATGCTGGGTAAACGATTGAATAAAGGAATTACCACACTGGCCAGAGAAACCTTTTTAGCAAAAGTAGAATTTGAAGGACAAACACCTATTATTAACAAAGGATTTGGTAAGGTATTATCAGAACAAAAAAGGCCAGATCTACCATGGACTCCAGTGCCAAAACCATCTGTAATCGATCATTTCGATCAACATGATTTAGATCTAAAATGGTGTACTATTCGTACTCCCCAATCCACTTATTTTACAATAAAAAACAGCCAATTACAATTAGCATTACAACCTGAAGTGATCGATAGTTTGGTTCACTCCTCTCTATTGGTTCAAAGAATAATGGATCATCATTTTGTGGCAAAAACTTCATTCTCTTTTAAGACACAAAAAACAAATGAAGAAGTGGGGTTATGTGTTTATAGAACCAATGAAAACTACTTTACACTGATGAAAAGAAAAGATTCCTTAGTACTTATTGAGAGTTTCAAGGGGAAGAGAAAAGAGGTTGCTAGTGTTCCTTATCATCACAAGGGTATTCATCTTAAAGCCATGGCTGAAGATATGAAAATACAATTCTATTATAGTACTACCAATGATCACTTTCTACCAATTGGTGAACCTCTCAGTTTAATCACCATTGCAGATGGTCAGGGTAATGCACAATTTAATGGCCCTGGTATTGGTATCTATGCAACAAGCAATGGTAAACCGACTAAAAATAAAGCCTTCTTTGATTGGTTTAGCTATCAAGGAGTTGAGAAGAAGACAATAATAGATTAA
- a CDS encoding alkene reductase, with protein sequence MKLFSSYSLGNTSLNNRIVMAPMTRCRAENNIPNKLMAEYYAQRASAGLIITEGTAPSKNGLGYARIPGIYSEAQVEGWKKVTQAVHQQGGKIFIQLMHTGRASHPLNMEADTRVVAPSPIVLSGEMYTDSEGNQPYPVPEQMTEQDIQEAIQEFVNAAKNSIEAGADGVELHAANGYLINQFLSPLSNQRTDSYGGSAENRNRFAIEVAQAVIDAIGADKVGVRISPYGVFNDLAPFEGIDEQYLSLVDAFNNLGVVYLHLVDHSGMGAPEVPVSIKEKLKEAFNNTFIASGGLDRKKAIDILEADQGDLVAFGRPFISNPDLVHRLKDDLELTPPDFDTFYTPGEKGYTDYAFKVAE encoded by the coding sequence ATGAAACTATTTTCATCATACTCATTAGGCAATACTAGTTTAAATAATAGAATTGTAATGGCTCCAATGACACGTTGTAGAGCTGAAAATAATATACCCAATAAGCTTATGGCAGAATATTATGCACAGAGAGCTTCAGCAGGTCTAATTATTACAGAAGGTACGGCACCTTCAAAAAACGGATTAGGTTATGCTAGAATTCCTGGTATTTATTCTGAAGCCCAAGTAGAGGGGTGGAAAAAAGTAACTCAAGCAGTTCACCAGCAGGGAGGAAAGATATTTATACAATTAATGCATACAGGAAGAGCATCTCATCCATTAAATATGGAAGCCGATACAAGAGTAGTTGCACCTTCACCCATTGTATTAAGTGGAGAAATGTATACGGATTCGGAAGGTAATCAGCCTTATCCTGTTCCTGAGCAAATGACAGAGCAAGATATTCAGGAAGCCATTCAGGAGTTTGTCAATGCAGCGAAAAATTCAATAGAAGCAGGAGCTGATGGTGTTGAACTTCATGCGGCCAATGGATATTTGATCAATCAATTTCTTAGTCCATTATCAAATCAAAGAACAGATAGTTATGGTGGAAGTGCTGAAAATAGAAATCGTTTTGCCATTGAAGTAGCACAAGCTGTGATCGATGCGATTGGTGCTGATAAAGTGGGAGTGAGAATATCACCTTATGGTGTATTTAATGATTTAGCTCCTTTTGAGGGCATAGACGAACAGTACCTTTCATTAGTAGATGCTTTCAACAATTTGGGTGTTGTTTATCTACATTTAGTGGATCATAGCGGAATGGGAGCCCCTGAGGTACCTGTTTCTATTAAAGAAAAATTAAAAGAGGCGTTCAATAATACATTTATTGCTAGTGGTGGTTTAGACAGAAAGAAAGCCATCGATATTTTAGAAGCGGACCAAGGAGACTTAGTAGCTTTCGGAAGGCCTTTTATATCCAATCCAGATCTCGTTCATCGATTAAAAGATGATCTTGAATTAACACCACCCGACTTTGATACTTTCTATACACCGGGAGAAAAGGGTTATACAGACTATGCCTTTAAAGTAGCAGAGTAA
- a CDS encoding family 43 glycosylhydrolase gives MMKLNCKNLLFFLGWVWSIAGYSQNPLITHRFSADPTARVMNDTLFVFPSSDTTCTQIKGNNGFCMPDYHVYSTTDLTTWKDHGEILSHNTVPWVEENSYGMWAPDCIEKDGKYYFYFPAMPKDGSAFRRIGVAVADTPTGPYTPENSYIEGIEGIDPNVFIDDDGSIFLYFGGGENLFYVELNQDMKTIKTKPQKVEGLPSKYKEGPFVFKRKDKYYFTFPHAPGPAEEISYAVGDSPRGPFEYKGKVLEHWKDGCWTNHHSFVEYKGEWLLFYHHMDISGNKHRRSMCADRIYFDEDGNIPEIKATQRGIAALTANNAIQLDRYSVLENATVTKTNAATPNWIVKRISEKTQLEINEINFENNKWDHLALFVSSQEKATIEVLANNKKLSAVEVPKMKEGEWRLVKAPLLFSPEGMVDLSFQFSGNTEFLALDWMQCLTRKQVLLSKSYDIDLFNAANQKILFQANQGNIYSEKEFRQLKPHILSTSLVQGEMHINSENAVHLDGVKKGDVVSFSSDKSRKMYDAFVGIEAANYSDQEGVMVESCKLGGKNVGYIENGDYLMFNNLLFPHSPKKVTIGIASPNKGGIVEIRKEKVDGELVASFNIDQTGGWQNWSSITSDITAHLVEDEKIYVVFKGDKGFLMNIKDVRFE, from the coding sequence ATGATGAAACTAAACTGTAAAAATCTATTATTCTTTTTGGGTTGGGTATGGTCAATAGCAGGCTATTCTCAGAATCCTTTAATCACACATCGTTTTTCTGCAGATCCTACAGCTAGGGTCATGAATGATACACTATTTGTATTTCCCTCATCAGATACTACATGTACTCAGATCAAAGGGAACAATGGTTTTTGTATGCCAGATTACCATGTCTATTCTACAACGGATCTTACAACTTGGAAAGATCATGGAGAAATTCTTTCTCATAACACAGTGCCTTGGGTAGAAGAAAATAGTTATGGTATGTGGGCGCCAGATTGTATCGAAAAAGACGGTAAATATTATTTCTATTTTCCAGCAATGCCCAAAGATGGTAGTGCATTTAGAAGAATAGGGGTTGCCGTAGCAGACACTCCAACAGGACCGTATACACCAGAAAATTCATATATCGAGGGAATTGAAGGTATAGACCCCAATGTATTTATTGATGATGATGGTAGCATATTCTTATATTTCGGTGGTGGCGAGAACCTTTTCTATGTTGAATTGAATCAAGATATGAAAACGATCAAGACGAAGCCTCAGAAGGTAGAAGGCTTGCCATCAAAGTATAAAGAAGGGCCATTTGTTTTTAAGCGAAAGGATAAATACTATTTTACTTTTCCACATGCACCAGGGCCAGCAGAAGAGATTTCTTATGCAGTAGGTGATAGTCCAAGAGGACCTTTTGAATACAAAGGAAAAGTATTAGAACATTGGAAAGATGGCTGTTGGACCAACCACCATTCGTTTGTAGAATATAAAGGTGAGTGGTTATTATTCTACCATCATATGGATATTTCAGGAAATAAACACAGAAGATCAATGTGTGCTGATCGCATCTATTTTGATGAAGATGGAAATATACCTGAAATCAAAGCAACTCAGAGAGGTATTGCCGCACTAACAGCAAATAATGCTATCCAATTGGATAGATATAGTGTTCTTGAAAATGCGACTGTAACTAAAACAAATGCAGCTACACCCAATTGGATCGTCAAAAGAATTTCTGAAAAGACTCAACTTGAAATTAATGAGATCAACTTTGAAAATAACAAATGGGATCATTTAGCTCTTTTTGTAAGCTCTCAAGAAAAAGCAACTATTGAGGTATTAGCGAACAACAAAAAATTATCGGCTGTTGAAGTCCCTAAAATGAAGGAAGGAGAATGGAGGTTAGTGAAAGCACCATTATTATTTTCTCCAGAAGGGATGGTTGATCTCTCATTCCAATTTTCGGGTAATACAGAATTCTTAGCATTGGATTGGATGCAATGTCTTACTAGAAAACAAGTACTACTTTCTAAATCTTATGATATTGATCTATTTAATGCAGCCAACCAAAAGATCCTTTTTCAAGCTAATCAAGGGAATATTTATTCAGAAAAGGAATTTAGACAGCTAAAGCCACATATTCTATCTACCTCATTGGTACAAGGAGAAATGCATATCAATAGTGAAAATGCGGTACACTTGGATGGAGTTAAAAAGGGCGATGTTGTTAGTTTCTCATCAGATAAATCAAGAAAAATGTATGATGCATTTGTAGGGATAGAAGCGGCTAATTATTCAGATCAAGAAGGAGTAATGGTAGAGTCATGTAAGCTAGGCGGTAAAAACGTTGGTTACATTGAAAATGGGGATTACCTGATGTTCAATAATTTGTTATTCCCTCATTCTCCTAAAAAAGTAACCATCGGAATCGCATCACCAAATAAAGGAGGTATAGTCGAAATAAGAAAAGAAAAAGTTGACGGTGAGTTAGTTGCTTCATTTAATATCGATCAGACTGGGGGTTGGCAAAATTGGTCTT